A single region of the Triticum dicoccoides isolate Atlit2015 ecotype Zavitan chromosome 2B, WEW_v2.0, whole genome shotgun sequence genome encodes:
- the LOC119361838 gene encoding putative disease resistance protein RGA3 isoform X1 gives MEVLACSGGLDPARLAEAPQLLRSASRAMKELAADIQSCDGTHRKWTPRSTRCGWKAGAPDLEALEAHLLQIWGISAATEPRRAQDKALALQARDVVYLIQNLQDMIHYHRFHSSNPPRLLSHHQSKPLPALTWCGFNCLPFGIVASKPPIKVVHEETLKIGNMLDKAAGGSSFNSLPPAMPPPRRRMPDSGRGVLQAGLFVGRHKEKGDIVQMLIQPCAKPVISLVGAGGIGKTTLAQMVFNDATVRDHFDVKCWVSVSCSSNKMELVVADILRSLKPAWDDKMVDFQTLQSELRRALTSKRYLIVLDDVWNSMDEIWLDMLAPLQSADIGSRIIAIHRIETVPRNLTASSQLYAVNPLNSDDCWALLKEHAFPSDSGDVYPDLHPIGKQIAAKINGSPLAAKLVGGLLGDTRSKIHWTNIMETGLQDDNAVSSVLRLSYKYLPVHLKRCFAYCSLFPEDYKFDPAHLSRLWIAEGFVQPQDMADKRMEDIAREYFDQLLSCSFFQEIKLGPKTYYLVHGLLHDLAKSVAAEDCFRIDDGMNCDIPSTVRHLSVTMNSLPGLTSFCSLEELRTLLIRPSLPSNPSCSQEDFAVNLISILEKSKQLRVLDLSCLNSEELPHCIDDLLHLRYLSIHGSVQRLPESIGKLLHLQVLCFTGKCSFDKLPESVTMLVNLRHLLVETKCTAGIAGIGRLANLQGSLEFHVEKREGHKLEELRNINGLRGLLKIGGLENVSSCEEACKAELNKKTHLNSLNFEWSSASRNNPPPADAKVLEGLQPHQDIKVLHIRRYCGAKAPSWLQSLQQVRSLHLINCRSLGSLPPLGNLGSLTYLHMKELCAVDRIGHEFYGNSDVAFPSLSVLEFDDFPKLCEWARIEDKNSFPCLKRLIIVDCPELVKIPSFPATTREVTIERTSFMPYMRLAPFSSSSEKLQLDVCTTSVHFNGLLHKQHVEAVVALNISGAEQVGVAEEIGSLVSLQRLQLSRCNFTEQNFSNFLQALPCLSSLEMIDLPNITSLPPSETLRCSTMLTELSIRNCQFLHSLSSLQFFDSLKFLVIERCPKVTAASFPSNFSSLKVLRISYCSELQSLPECGLPSSLETLHVIGCHPELSRQSRNMKGHCSEKIALVPSVLIQ, from the coding sequence ATGGAGGTACTGGCGTGCTCCGGCGGCCTGGATCCCGCGAGACTGGCGGAGGCGCCGCAGCTGCTGCGCTCGGCCTCTCGGGCCATGAAGGAGCTGGCCGCCGACATCCAGTCCTGCGACGGCACCCACCGGAAATGGACGCCTAGGTCCACGAGGTGCGGGTGGAAGGCCGGCGCCCCCGATCTGGAGGCTCTTGAGGCCCATTTGCTCCAGATCTGGGGCATCTCCGCCGCCACCGAGCCACGGCGCGCCCAAGACAAGGCGCTGGCTCTGCAGGCCAGGGACGTCGTCTACCTCATCCAGAACCTTCAAGACATGATCCACTACCACAGGTTCCACTCCTCCAACCCGCCTCGCCTTCTCAGCCATCATCAATCCAAGCCCCTTCCCGCTCTCACGTGGTGTGGTTTCAACTGCCTCCCTTTTGGAATAGTTGCGTCCAAACCACCCATCAAGGTTGTCCATGAAGAAACTCTCAAGATTGGCAATATGCTGGACAAGGCCGCCGGCGGCTCATCCTTCAATTCGCTGCCGCCGGCAATGCCGCCGCCGCGGCGGCGTATGCCTGATTCAGGCAGGGGGGTTCTTCAGGCTGGGTTATTTGTTGGGCGCCACAAGGAGAAGGGTGACATCGTGCAAATGCTCATCCAGCCATGCGCCAAGCCTGTTATCTCCCTTGTTGGTGCTGGAGGAATTGGGAAGACAACTCTTGCTCAGATGGTGTTCAATGATGCAACGGTCAGGGACCATTTTGATGTCAAATGTTGGGTGTCAGTTTCCTGTAGCTCCAACAAGATGGAGCTCGTCGTGGCGGATATCCTAAGGTCGCTCAAACCGGCTTGGGATGACAAGATGGTGGATTTTCAAACGCTTCAGTCCGAGCTCCGTCGGGCTCTTACATCCAAGAGGTATCTCATTGTTCTCGATGATGTGTGGAACAGCATGGATGAAATCTGGCTGGATATGCTCGCTCCTCTACAATCAGCAGATATTGGGAGCAGAATTATAGCGATTCATCGCATCGAAACCGTACCTCGCAACCTCACAGCGTCGTCGCAGCTGTACGCTGTGAATCCGCTGAATAGCGACGATTGCTGGGCCCTGCTCAAGGAACATgctttcccaagtgacagcggggaTGTCTATCCAGATCTTCACCCGATCGGGAAGCAGATTGCTGCAAAAATCAATGGATCACCTCTGGCTGCCAAGCTGGTAGGAGGTTTGCTGGGAGATACAAGGAGCAAAATTCACTGGACGAACATCATGGAAACAGGATTACAAGATGATAATGCTGTTTCCTCCGTCCTACGCTTGAGCTATAAGTACCTACCGGTACACCTCAAGCGGTGCTTCGCATATTGCAGTTTGTTTCCAGAGGACTACAAGTTTGATCCAGCACACTTGTCCCGCCTTTGGATTGCCGAGGGTTTTGTTCAACCACAAGACATGGCCGACAAAAGGATGGAAGACATTGCTAGAGAATATTTTGATCAGCTCCTTTCATGCTCATTCTTCCAGGaaatcaagcttggacccaagacatACTACTTGGTGCACGGCTTACTCCATGATCTTGCAAAGTCTGTTGCAGCGGAGGACTGCTTCCGTATTGACGATGGCATGAACTGTGACATCCCGTCAACAGTGCGCCATCTGTCTGTCACCATGAACAGTCTACCTGGTCTTACAAGCTTCTGCAGTCTAGAAGAGCTGCGCACCTTGTTAATCCGACCGTCACTTCCGTCCAACCCCAGTTGCTCCCAAGAAGATTTTGCTGTGAATTTAATTAGTATCCTGGAGAAGTCAAAACAGTTGCGTGTTCTTGATCTCAGTTGCCTTAACTCTGAAGAGTTGCCCCACTGCATTGATGACTTATTGCACCTCCGTTACCTATCTATCCATGGCTCCGTCCAGAGGCTTCCTGAGTCGATTGGCAAGCTCCTGCATCTGCAAGTATTGTGCTTCACTGGGAAATGTTCTTTTGATAAGCTTCCTGAGAGTGTTACTATGCTGGTCAATTTGCGGCACCTTCTTGTTGAAACCAAGTGTACTGCAGGAATAGCAGGCATTGGTCGGCTAGCTAACCTTCAGGGATCACTTGAGTTCCACGTTGAGAAGAGGGAAGGGCATAAACTAGAGGAGTTGAGGAACATCAATGGTCTCCGTGGGTTACTAAAAATAGGAGGTCTAGAAAATGTTTCAAGCTGTGAAGAAGCCTGCAAAGCTGAGTTGAATAAGAAAACACATCTTAATTCTCTGAATTTTGAATGGAGCTCTGCTAGTAGGAATAATCCGCCTCCTGCTGACGCAAAGGTACTTGAAGGCCTACAGCCGCACCAAGACATTAAGGTACTTCATATAAGAAGGTATTGTGGCGCCAAAGCTCCCAGTTGGCTACAGTCATTGCAGCAAGTGCGTTCTTTGCACCTCATCAATTGCAGGAGTTTGGGCAGCCTTCCTCCATTGGGAAATTTGGGATCACTCACATATTTACACATGAAGGAGCTGTGTGCAGTTGACCGAATTGGACATGAGTTTTATGGCAACAGTGATGTGGCATTTCCATCTCTAAGTGTCCTTGAATTTGATGATTTCCCAAAGTTGTGTGAGTGGGCTAGAATAGAGGACAAGAACTCATTTCCATGCCTTAAAAGATTAATTATAGTGGATTGTCCAGAATTGGTCAAAATTCCATCGTTCCCCGCAACTACTCGTGAAGTTACCATTGAGCGTACATCCTTCATGCCATACATGAGGCTTGCGCCTTTTTCTTCAAGTTCAGAGAAGCTACAGCTGGATGTTTGCACAACTTCTGTCCACTTCAATGGGTTACTCCATAAGCAGCATGTAGAGGCTGTTGTAGCCTTGAACATAAGTGGTGCTGAACAAGTTGGTGTTGCTGAAGAAATAGGGTCGCTTGTTTCTCTACAGAGGTTGCAGCTTAGTCGATGCAACTTTACTGAACAGAATTTTAGTAATTTTCTCCAGGCTCTCCCTTGTTTGTCCTCGTTGGAGATGATAGACCTGCCCAACATAACATCTCTTCCACCATCAGAAACACTTAGGTGCAGCACCATGCTCACTGAGTTGTCCATACGCAACTGCCAGTTTTTGCACTCTCTATCCTCGTTGCAGTTTTTTGATTCATTAAAATTTCTGGTGATCGAGAGATGTCCTAAAGTTACTGCGGCATCATTTCCGTCGAACTTCAGTTCTCTCAAAGTGCTGAGAATATCGTACTGCTCAGAGCTCCAATCTTTGCCAGAGTGTGGTCTGCCATCCTCATTGGAAACACTTCATGTTATTGGGTGCCACCCCGAGTTGTCCAGGCAGTCAAGAAACATGAAAGGACATTGCAGTGAGAAGATTGCTTTGGTACCTAGCGTGTTGATTCAGTGA
- the LOC119361838 gene encoding putative disease resistance protein RGA3 isoform X2 yields the protein MLDKAAGGSSFNSLPPAMPPPRRRMPDSGRGVLQAGLFVGRHKEKGDIVQMLIQPCAKPVISLVGAGGIGKTTLAQMVFNDATVRDHFDVKCWVSVSCSSNKMELVVADILRSLKPAWDDKMVDFQTLQSELRRALTSKRYLIVLDDVWNSMDEIWLDMLAPLQSADIGSRIIAIHRIETVPRNLTASSQLYAVNPLNSDDCWALLKEHAFPSDSGDVYPDLHPIGKQIAAKINGSPLAAKLVGGLLGDTRSKIHWTNIMETGLQDDNAVSSVLRLSYKYLPVHLKRCFAYCSLFPEDYKFDPAHLSRLWIAEGFVQPQDMADKRMEDIAREYFDQLLSCSFFQEIKLGPKTYYLVHGLLHDLAKSVAAEDCFRIDDGMNCDIPSTVRHLSVTMNSLPGLTSFCSLEELRTLLIRPSLPSNPSCSQEDFAVNLISILEKSKQLRVLDLSCLNSEELPHCIDDLLHLRYLSIHGSVQRLPESIGKLLHLQVLCFTGKCSFDKLPESVTMLVNLRHLLVETKCTAGIAGIGRLANLQGSLEFHVEKREGHKLEELRNINGLRGLLKIGGLENVSSCEEACKAELNKKTHLNSLNFEWSSASRNNPPPADAKVLEGLQPHQDIKVLHIRRYCGAKAPSWLQSLQQVRSLHLINCRSLGSLPPLGNLGSLTYLHMKELCAVDRIGHEFYGNSDVAFPSLSVLEFDDFPKLCEWARIEDKNSFPCLKRLIIVDCPELVKIPSFPATTREVTIERTSFMPYMRLAPFSSSSEKLQLDVCTTSVHFNGLLHKQHVEAVVALNISGAEQVGVAEEIGSLVSLQRLQLSRCNFTEQNFSNFLQALPCLSSLEMIDLPNITSLPPSETLRCSTMLTELSIRNCQFLHSLSSLQFFDSLKFLVIERCPKVTAASFPSNFSSLKVLRISYCSELQSLPECGLPSSLETLHVIGCHPELSRQSRNMKGHCSEKIALVPSVLIQ from the coding sequence ATGCTGGACAAGGCCGCCGGCGGCTCATCCTTCAATTCGCTGCCGCCGGCAATGCCGCCGCCGCGGCGGCGTATGCCTGATTCAGGCAGGGGGGTTCTTCAGGCTGGGTTATTTGTTGGGCGCCACAAGGAGAAGGGTGACATCGTGCAAATGCTCATCCAGCCATGCGCCAAGCCTGTTATCTCCCTTGTTGGTGCTGGAGGAATTGGGAAGACAACTCTTGCTCAGATGGTGTTCAATGATGCAACGGTCAGGGACCATTTTGATGTCAAATGTTGGGTGTCAGTTTCCTGTAGCTCCAACAAGATGGAGCTCGTCGTGGCGGATATCCTAAGGTCGCTCAAACCGGCTTGGGATGACAAGATGGTGGATTTTCAAACGCTTCAGTCCGAGCTCCGTCGGGCTCTTACATCCAAGAGGTATCTCATTGTTCTCGATGATGTGTGGAACAGCATGGATGAAATCTGGCTGGATATGCTCGCTCCTCTACAATCAGCAGATATTGGGAGCAGAATTATAGCGATTCATCGCATCGAAACCGTACCTCGCAACCTCACAGCGTCGTCGCAGCTGTACGCTGTGAATCCGCTGAATAGCGACGATTGCTGGGCCCTGCTCAAGGAACATgctttcccaagtgacagcggggaTGTCTATCCAGATCTTCACCCGATCGGGAAGCAGATTGCTGCAAAAATCAATGGATCACCTCTGGCTGCCAAGCTGGTAGGAGGTTTGCTGGGAGATACAAGGAGCAAAATTCACTGGACGAACATCATGGAAACAGGATTACAAGATGATAATGCTGTTTCCTCCGTCCTACGCTTGAGCTATAAGTACCTACCGGTACACCTCAAGCGGTGCTTCGCATATTGCAGTTTGTTTCCAGAGGACTACAAGTTTGATCCAGCACACTTGTCCCGCCTTTGGATTGCCGAGGGTTTTGTTCAACCACAAGACATGGCCGACAAAAGGATGGAAGACATTGCTAGAGAATATTTTGATCAGCTCCTTTCATGCTCATTCTTCCAGGaaatcaagcttggacccaagacatACTACTTGGTGCACGGCTTACTCCATGATCTTGCAAAGTCTGTTGCAGCGGAGGACTGCTTCCGTATTGACGATGGCATGAACTGTGACATCCCGTCAACAGTGCGCCATCTGTCTGTCACCATGAACAGTCTACCTGGTCTTACAAGCTTCTGCAGTCTAGAAGAGCTGCGCACCTTGTTAATCCGACCGTCACTTCCGTCCAACCCCAGTTGCTCCCAAGAAGATTTTGCTGTGAATTTAATTAGTATCCTGGAGAAGTCAAAACAGTTGCGTGTTCTTGATCTCAGTTGCCTTAACTCTGAAGAGTTGCCCCACTGCATTGATGACTTATTGCACCTCCGTTACCTATCTATCCATGGCTCCGTCCAGAGGCTTCCTGAGTCGATTGGCAAGCTCCTGCATCTGCAAGTATTGTGCTTCACTGGGAAATGTTCTTTTGATAAGCTTCCTGAGAGTGTTACTATGCTGGTCAATTTGCGGCACCTTCTTGTTGAAACCAAGTGTACTGCAGGAATAGCAGGCATTGGTCGGCTAGCTAACCTTCAGGGATCACTTGAGTTCCACGTTGAGAAGAGGGAAGGGCATAAACTAGAGGAGTTGAGGAACATCAATGGTCTCCGTGGGTTACTAAAAATAGGAGGTCTAGAAAATGTTTCAAGCTGTGAAGAAGCCTGCAAAGCTGAGTTGAATAAGAAAACACATCTTAATTCTCTGAATTTTGAATGGAGCTCTGCTAGTAGGAATAATCCGCCTCCTGCTGACGCAAAGGTACTTGAAGGCCTACAGCCGCACCAAGACATTAAGGTACTTCATATAAGAAGGTATTGTGGCGCCAAAGCTCCCAGTTGGCTACAGTCATTGCAGCAAGTGCGTTCTTTGCACCTCATCAATTGCAGGAGTTTGGGCAGCCTTCCTCCATTGGGAAATTTGGGATCACTCACATATTTACACATGAAGGAGCTGTGTGCAGTTGACCGAATTGGACATGAGTTTTATGGCAACAGTGATGTGGCATTTCCATCTCTAAGTGTCCTTGAATTTGATGATTTCCCAAAGTTGTGTGAGTGGGCTAGAATAGAGGACAAGAACTCATTTCCATGCCTTAAAAGATTAATTATAGTGGATTGTCCAGAATTGGTCAAAATTCCATCGTTCCCCGCAACTACTCGTGAAGTTACCATTGAGCGTACATCCTTCATGCCATACATGAGGCTTGCGCCTTTTTCTTCAAGTTCAGAGAAGCTACAGCTGGATGTTTGCACAACTTCTGTCCACTTCAATGGGTTACTCCATAAGCAGCATGTAGAGGCTGTTGTAGCCTTGAACATAAGTGGTGCTGAACAAGTTGGTGTTGCTGAAGAAATAGGGTCGCTTGTTTCTCTACAGAGGTTGCAGCTTAGTCGATGCAACTTTACTGAACAGAATTTTAGTAATTTTCTCCAGGCTCTCCCTTGTTTGTCCTCGTTGGAGATGATAGACCTGCCCAACATAACATCTCTTCCACCATCAGAAACACTTAGGTGCAGCACCATGCTCACTGAGTTGTCCATACGCAACTGCCAGTTTTTGCACTCTCTATCCTCGTTGCAGTTTTTTGATTCATTAAAATTTCTGGTGATCGAGAGATGTCCTAAAGTTACTGCGGCATCATTTCCGTCGAACTTCAGTTCTCTCAAAGTGCTGAGAATATCGTACTGCTCAGAGCTCCAATCTTTGCCAGAGTGTGGTCTGCCATCCTCATTGGAAACACTTCATGTTATTGGGTGCCACCCCGAGTTGTCCAGGCAGTCAAGAAACATGAAAGGACATTGCAGTGAGAAGATTGCTTTGGTACCTAGCGTGTTGATTCAGTGA